Proteins from one Bufo gargarizans isolate SCDJY-AF-19 chromosome 8, ASM1485885v1, whole genome shotgun sequence genomic window:
- the TBL3 gene encoding LOW QUALITY PROTEIN: transducin beta-like protein 3 (The sequence of the model RefSeq protein was modified relative to this genomic sequence to represent the inferred CDS: deleted 2 bases in 2 codons): MAAVQFKSNYAVEKKLEPFYKGGKVQLNKDGTYLLCICGNKLNVLEIATGAIARTIEQDDQEDITCFVLSPDDEVLVTSSRALLLKQWQWPEGTCTRTWKAIHTAPVSSMAFDSTSTLLATGGCDSTIKIWDVLKQYCTHNLKGSSGVVHLVRFHPDMSRLQLFSSSMDYKIRIWDLKSSKCLCTLETHYSAVTSLCFSPDGNTMISSGRDKICTVWDLETKAAKRTVPVYESVEVVLFLPNSPDLIGRDQDLKSLLFITAGSKGILRVWDAATSKCVYTQNLPHTSQQAFEKEGDGHSLTHCLLLPNEEEIVTVNAEHSIIIYDLHNLELKKQFVGYNDEVLDVKFLGPSDSHIVLATNSPQLKVFELATSNCQILYGHSETVLAIDVFKKGLLFASCAKDRTVRIWRMNKTTGKVVCVAMGGGHTNGVGAIAFSRLKGSFVVSGSQDCTLKVWTLPESISKPSKDQTPGLESLYASVTEKGHDKDVNSVAVSPNDKLIVSGSQDKTAKLWSSADLSLVGVLRGHKRGVWCVQFSPVDQVVATSSADGTLKLWGLQEFNCLKTFEGHDASVLKVIFVSRGTQLLTSGSDGLLKLWTIKTNECIKTLDGHEDKVWGLHGNKLDNAVVTGSADSSIVLWKDVTEVELAEEQAKQENEILEQQELSNLLHEKMFLKALGLAISLDQPHTVLRVIKAILKEPQGKDDLEKNILRLRQDQKGNPILRYCSVWNTNSRNCHEAQCVLNILLLHETPESLLQYGGIRGNVEALIPYTERHMQRMGKLLQAAMFVDFMWQHMRLTDLPLEKDSVPVPIPSLTLSVGENGKA; this comes from the exons ATGGCGGCGGTGCAGTTCAAGAGCAA tTACGCTGTGGAGAAAAAACTTGAACCGTTCTATAAAGGAGGAAAAGTTCAG CTCAATAAGGATGGGACGTATCTGCTGTGTATATGCGGTAATAAGCTGAATGTCCTGGAGATCGCCACCGGAGCCATCGCTCGCACTATAGAACAG GATGATCAGGAGGACATCACATGTTTTGTACTCAGCCCCGATGATGAG GTCCTGGTAACGAGCAGCCGCGCTTTGCTACTAAAGCAATGGCAGTGGCCGGAGGGCACGTGTACGCGGACCTGGAAGGCCATCCACACCGCACCAGTCTCCAGCATGGCCTTCGACTCTACCTCTACCTTACTGGCTACAG GCGGCTGTGACAGCACAATCAAGATCTGGGATGTGCTCAAGCAGTACTGTACCCATAACCTGAAGGGCTCCTCTGGTGTGGTCCA TCTGGTGCGGTTCCATCCTGACATGTCCCGTCTGcagctcttctcctcctccatggatTATAAGATCCGGATCTGGGATCTGAAATCCAGCAAGTGTCTGTGTACCTTGGAGACTCACTACAGCGCCGTCACCTCCTTGTGCTTCTCCCCTGATGGAAACACCATGATCAG CTCGGGCCGGGATAAGATCTGCACGGTGTGGGATCTGGAGACCAAGGCTGCCAAGAGGACGGTTCCAGTGTATGAG AGTGTAGAAGTTGTGCTGTTTCTCCCCAACTCCCCCGATCTGATCGGCAGAGACCAGGACTTGAAGTCTCTTCTCTTCATTACAGCTGGCAGCAAAG GTATACTTCGGGTATGGGATGCAGCCACGTCA AAGTGTGTATATACACAGAACTTGCCTCACACCAGCCAGCAAGCCTTTGAAAAGGAGGGGGATGGTCACAGCCTGACGCACTGCCTGCTTCTTCCTAATGAAGAGGAGATTGTCACCGTGAATGCAGAGCACAGCATTATCATATACGATCTTCACAATCTGGAGCTGAAGAAACAG TTTGTAGGATATAACGACGAGGTTCTGGATGTGAAGTTCTTGGGTCCTTCAGATTCCCATATTGTCCTAGCTACAAACAGTCCCCAACTGAAGGTCTTTGAGCTGGCGACATCGAACTGTCAGATCCTGTACGGCCACAGCG AGACGGTTCTCGCCATTGATGTCTTTAAGAAAGGCCTCTTGTTTGCCAGCTGCGCCAAG GATCGTACAGTCAGAATATGGAGGATGAATAAAACCACTGGAAAGGTGGTCTGCGTAGCCATGGGCGGAGGTCACACCAATGGTGTGGGGGCGATAGCATTCTCGAG ATTGAAGGGATCCTTTGTTGTGAGCGGCAGCCAAGATTGCACATTAAAGGTCTGGACGCTTCCAGAGTCCATCTCCAAACCATCGAAAGACCAGACACCCGGACTAGAAAGCCTGTACGCGAGCGTGACGGAGAAAGGGCATGATAAG GATGTTAACAGTGTTGCGGTATCTCCCAACGACAAGCTGATCGTCTCGGGGTCTCAGGACAAAACAGCCAAGCTCTGGTCCTCAGCTGACCTCTCGCTCGTGGGCGTCCTACGGGGACACAAGCGGGGAGTCTGGTGTGTGCAGTTCTCCCCCGTGGACCAAGTTGTAGCCACTTCATCTGCAGATGGAACCCTCAAGCTGTGGGGTCTTCAGGAGTTCAATTGCTTAAAG ACATTTGAGGGTCACGATGCCTCTGTACTGAAGGTTATATTTGTGAGTCGGGGCACCCAGCTACTGACCAG TGGTTCCGATGGCCTGCTGAAGCTCTGGACCATTAAAACCAACGAGTGCATCAAGACGCTGGACGGTCACGAGGATAAAGTCTGGGGGCTTCACGGCAACAAACTGGACAACGCCGTGGTCACCGGATCGGCAGACTCGAGCATTGTTCTATGGAAG GATGTCACCGAGGTGGAGTtggcagaggagcaggcaaagcAGGAGAATGAGATCTTGGA ACAGCAAGAACTGTCCAATCTTCTACACGAGAAGATGTTCCTCAAGGCTCTGGGTCTTGCAATCTCCTTAGACCAGCCTCATACTGTTCTCCGAGTTATAAAAG CCATCCTGAAGGAACCCCAAGGGAAAGACGAcctggaaaaaaatattctgaGATTACGACAAGACCAAAAAGGTAA TCCTATCCTGAGATACTGCAGCGTCTGGAACACCAACTCACGTAACTGTCAC GAGGCCCAGTGTGTGCTGAACATCCTGCTGTTGCATGAGACTCCGGAGAGCTTGCTTCAGTACGGCGGCATCAGGGGCAACGTGGAGGCGCTCATACCCTACACAG AGCGTCACATGCAGAGGATGGGGAAGTTACTGCAGGCTGCCATGTTTGTGGACTTCATGTGGCAGCACATGAGACTGACCGATCTGCCTCTGGAGAAGGACAGCGTGCCCGTCCCCATTCCTAGCCTTACCCTGTCGGTTGGAGAAAATGGCAAGGCTTGA
- the RNF151 gene encoding RING finger protein 151, whose translation MVAKCNDDPTALVLPVCKDDMCFQGGGYDLDMFTENPDDDLLCSICHGVLRCPVMISCGHIFCRKCILQWLKRQQTCPCCRTDVRGKLYIQMHKLKRKINHLQVKCPNEQNGCPALFPLLRTEEHAETCAFGLVACSNEGCPARVLRKDIGDHSQSCEYWSQMCTMGCGTLLTATDREEHNCYMELKETYNKQLHKLRQKARRMESLSSQMSRQIKLLSQGLEGAQASAGMEEAE comes from the exons ATGGTTGCTAAATGCAATGATGACCCGACCGCTCTGGTGCTGCCTGTGTGTAAAGATGACATGTGTTTTCAGGGAGGGGGATACGATCTAGATATGTTCACGGAAAATCCGGATGATGATCTCCTTTGCTCCATCTGTCATGGTGTACTGAGGTGTCCCGTCATGATCTCCTGTGGGCACATCTTTTGCCGAAAATGCATTCTACAGTGGCTGAAGAG ACAGCAGACCTGCCCGTGCTGTAGGACAGACGTGAGGGGtaaactgtatatacagatgcaCAAGCTGAAGAGGAAAATCAACCACCTGCAAGTCAAG TGTCCTAACGAACAAAATGGCTGCCCGGCCCTCTTCCCTCTGCTGAGGACCGAGGAGCATGCCGAGACGTGCGCGTTTGGATTGGTGGCCTGCTCCAACGAAGGATGTCCTGCCCGTGTCTTGAGGAAAGACATAGGTGACCACAGCCAGAGCTGCGAGTACTGGAGCCAGATGTGTACTATGGGATGTGGGACGCTGCTGACCGCCACCGACCGCGAGGAACACAACTGCTACATGGAACTGAAAGAGACCTACAACAAACAGCTGCACAAACTGCGCCAGAAGGCCCGGAGGATGGAGAGCCTTTCCTCCCAGATGAGCAGACAGATAAAGCTGCTTAGCCAAGGCCTGGAAGGTGCCCAGGCCTCGGCTGGCATGGAGGAGGCTGAGTAA